The genomic stretch GGTGCTCGCGTCGACGCGCCGTCTCTGGCGATCGCGCTCGTGGTGGCAGGCGATCGCCACGGCCGGCATACTCGCGCTGGCCGTCACGGTGCCGGTGTTCATCCCGTATCTGCGCGTGCAGCGCGACACCGGCTTCGCGCGGACCGTCGACGACACCGCACGCTGGGCGGCGCGCCCGATCGACTATCTCGTGTCGGCGGCGCACGCGCACGCGCCCCTGCTCGACTACGCGCGACGCGCCGGTCCCTGGCTCGAAGTGCTGTTCCCGGGCTACATCGCCGTCTTCCTCGGCGCGGCCGGCATCGTGTTCGCCTTGCGGCGGCGATCGGCGCACCGGGAAACGGCGCTCGTCTATGGAACGCTCGGCCTGCTGGCGCTGTGGGCGTCGTTCGGTCCGCGCGCCGGCCTATATCGGGTCCTCTATGATCTGCCGACGTTCTCGTTCCTGCGCGCCCCGTCGCGCCTCGGGCTCGTCGTCATCATGGTGCTGGCGCTCTTTGCCTGTCTGGCGATCTCCGACCTGCTGGCGCGCCTTCCGCCGCGGCTGCGCGGCGCGTTCGGCGCGCTTGCCGTCCTCGCCGCGATCGCCGACGTCGCGGTCTTCCCGATCCGATGGTTCGCCGCGCCCGTCATCCCCGACGGCTATGCCACGCTGACGCATCGCGCCCGCGCGCCGGTGGCCGAGTTTCCGTTCTACGGCGACCGCGTCGCGTTCCCGCTGCACGCGCAGTACATGCTGTTTTCGACCGCGCACTGGCTGCCGCTCGTCAACGGCTACAGCGACGTGATCCCGGCCGATTTCCGCAGGGACGCGCCGATCCTCGATTCGTTTCCTTCGTCCGATGCGTTTGCCGCGCTCGCCCGCCACCGGGTGCGCTATATCACCGTGCACTGGGACATGTACGTGAACCGGCAGGAAGAGATCCGCCGCCGCCTCGAGCCCTACCGCGCCAATCTCAACGAGCTGTCGTCGAACGATCGGATGACGATCTACGAAGTGATCGCGTACCCGTGAATAGAGGATCGAAGCTGTCGCGCGGAGCGGGATGGAAGCTGTAGCGCGGACCTTCAGGTCCGCCTCAACGCCCTTGCGGACAAAGAACAAGATCGATCCGGCTACGCGCCACCGCTCTTCTTTTTCTTCGACGTCTTTTTCGAGGTCGGCTTCTTGGCGGCGGACGACTTCTTCTTTGCCGGTGCTTTCGTGACCGGGGCCGGGTGCCCTTCGCCTTCGCCGTAGAGGCGGCGGTAGTCCTCGGCGATGCCGAGGATGCGCTTGACGTAGTTCTGCGTCTCGGGGAACGGGATGTCGTCGATGAACTCGTCCTCGTCCATCGAGGGGCGCTCGGACTTCCAGCGGACGACGCGGTTCTCGCCGGCGTTGTAGCTGGCGAGGGCGTAGTAGGTGCCGCCGAACTGCGAGACCAGCCGCTTGAAATAGAGCGTGCCGAGACGGATGTTCGTATCCCCGTTGGTCAGCATCGCCGTATTGAACCGGCGGATGCCGACCGCGGTCGCCAGACGGCGGCCGGTCGCCGGCACGATCTGCATCAACCCGTAGGCATTCGCGCCGGATTTCGCGGTCGGATCGAACGTCGACTCCTGCAGGATCAGAGACGCAACGAGATATGGATCGAGTTCGTAGAGCGCCGCGTTTTTCTTGATCGCGTCCCAGTAGGTGAGCGGAAAGATCACCTGCAGGATCTCGGCGGGCAGCCCGACGCCGCTCTCGGCCAGGAATTGCGGATAGGCGCGGCGCATCACGGTGATGGCGCGGCGGAGATCCCCTTTCTGATGGTAGATCCAGGCGATCGTCGCGTCGATCGCGGGCGACGTCCCCCACGCCTTCTGCGCGAACTGCAGTTCGGCGAGCCCGGTGTCGTACAGACCGGCGGCCAGCAGATGACGGATGATCGCCGCGTTGGGAGGCGGGCTGGCCGGCGCCGGAGGCGCGACGCCGGCATCCTGGTAGCCGACCCGCACGGCCTGCGTCGGTTCGACCGCCGCCTTCACTGCCGGCAGATGTCGGCCGGCGAGCCGTCCATAGTAGGAATTCATGTAGTCGGTATAGACGAGCCGCAGCCGCGCCTGCGCCGATTCCGCCTGGCCAAGCTTCTCGCGCGCCCGGCCGGCCCAGTACAGGAACGGCGGCCGGTAGTCGGATCGCGGAAACGCCGCCGCGGCGCTCTCGAACACCCGAACCGTGTCGGCGAAGTGTCCGGTCGTATAGGCGCGCCAGCCGTATTTCCACGCCGAGCGCTCGGCATACGGGCCGGTCGGGAACTTCTCGTACAGCTCCTTGAACGTCTGCGCCGCCACGTCGTCGTCGTTGGTGACGATGAGGTGCGTGCCGAGGCTGTTGAGCGCCTCGCCGGTCCAGGTGCTGTCGGGAAAGGCGTCGACCAGGGCCCGCGTGAGGCGGTCGGCCTCGTCATGATTGCCGAGCGCTCGCAGCGCGCTCAGATAGAAGTACTGCGCCTCGGCGCGGCGGGACGCCTGCTCGAGGTACGGGCGGACGCCTTCGCGCGCAGCGTCATAGCGTTTCAGGAAATAGTCGCACTCGGCGATGCGGAGGTCGATCACTTCGCGCTCGTCACCGCTCGCCTGCGGTTGGAGGATGACGAAGGCGCTTCGGGCCTCGGAATACCGTTTCGCGCCGAACAGGATCAGCGCCCGCCCGAGGTCACGCTTGCCGTCGACCTTGGGTGCCACGTCCTGCAACGTGGGGAGCGCGTCCCCCGCGCTCCTCGCCGCATCGCTGAGAGGGAATTCGTAATACACGCGCTGCCAGGCGACCGCCGCCCGCGTGCGGTCGCCGGCCGCGGAGGCGGCGCGGGCCATCCGCGCCAGCATGTCGTCGACCGCAGCAGCCTTGTGGGTCGACAGCTTTTCGTAGAGGTCCGCGGCCGCGGCATGATCGCCCCGGGCCTCGACGGCTTCCGCCTGGCCGAGTGACGCGACGAGCCAGAGATAGCCGTCCGGCTTGCGATCGAGGATCGCGGTGAAGAGCTTCTCGGCTTCCGCCGGTTCGGAACGGAGGA from Vicinamibacterales bacterium encodes the following:
- a CDS encoding transglycosylase SLT domain-containing protein, whose product is MRTRGPARLFVCAAVAASLIQASPSAAQAPSSPAAQAPPASPQPAPAPEQQEAEPLRPTVHAALPQNIDDYWFAPRAVERASVKGTPLAEAATAYAAGNYAPAASYARQALAAGGPLQDYARFYLGGALLRSEPAEAEKLFTAILDRKPDGYLWLVASLGQAEAVEARGDHAAAADLYEKLSTHKAAAVDDMLARMARAASAAGDRTRAAVAWQRVYYEFPLSDAARSAGDALPTLQDVAPKVDGKRDLGRALILFGAKRYSEARSAFVILQPQASGDEREVIDLRIAECDYFLKRYDAAREGVRPYLEQASRRAEAQYFYLSALRALGNHDEADRLTRALVDAFPDSTWTGEALNSLGTHLIVTNDDDVAAQTFKELYEKFPTGPYAERSAWKYGWRAYTTGHFADTVRVFESAAAAFPRSDYRPPFLYWAGRAREKLGQAESAQARLRLVYTDYMNSYYGRLAGRHLPAVKAAVEPTQAVRVGYQDAGVAPPAPASPPPNAAIIRHLLAAGLYDTGLAELQFAQKAWGTSPAIDATIAWIYHQKGDLRRAITVMRRAYPQFLAESGVGLPAEILQVIFPLTYWDAIKKNAALYELDPYLVASLILQESTFDPTAKSGANAYGLMQIVPATGRRLATAVGIRRFNTAMLTNGDTNIRLGTLYFKRLVSQFGGTYYALASYNAGENRVVRWKSERPSMDEDEFIDDIPFPETQNYVKRILGIAEDYRRLYGEGEGHPAPVTKAPAKKKSSAAKKPTSKKTSKKKKSGGA